Proteins encoded together in one Bombyx mori chromosome 24, ASM3026992v2 window:
- the LOC134201308 gene encoding histone H3: MARTKQTARKSTGGKAPRKQLATKAARKSAPATGGVKKPHRYRPGTVALREIRRYQKSTELLIRKLPFQRLVREIAQDFKTDLRFQSSAVMALQEASEAYLVGLFEDTNLCAIHAKRVTIMPKDIQLARRIRGERA; the protein is encoded by the coding sequence ATGGCGCGTACCAAACAGACTGCTCGTAAGTCGACCGGAGGTAAAGCTCCTCGCAAGCAATTGGCGACTAAGGCCGCTCGTAAGAGCGCACCGGCAACAGGAGGTGTCAAGAAGCCTCATCGTTACAGGCCCGGGACGGTCGCCCTTCGTGAGATTCGTCGTTACCAGAAGAGCACGGAACTCTTGATTCGCAAACTGCCTTTCCAGCGTCTCGTCCGTGAGATAGCTCAAGACTTCAAGACCGATCTCCGTTTTCAGAGTTCGGCGGTGATGGCCCTGCAGGAAGCCAGCGAGGCGTATCTGGTCGGTCTCTTCGAGGACACGAACCTTTGCGCTATTCACGCGAAACGTGTGACAATAATGCCAAAAGACATACAGCTCGCCCGCAGAATCAGAGGTGAACGTGCGTAA